The genomic region GACGGTATCCGTCAGGAAGCGGCCGCGCGGGGGCTGGGCGGAGGCGGAGCAAAGAATGAAGAATGAAGAATGAATAAGGAAAAGGGCCCGGAGCCCATGCTTCGTGGTGGCGGTCGTTAGGCTCCGGAAAAAAACGGCGGGTATCCGGCTATTCATCATTCATTGTTCATTATTCATTCAAAAATCATTTCGCCTTCCGCACCCGGAACAGATCGATCAGCTTCGGAACGTAGTCTTCCTGGGCGTCGAGGGCGACGTAATTGGCGTTGTACTGGCGGCACAGCCGTTCGAGCTGCTGCTGGCTTTCCCGGAACGTCTGCCGCTGCTGCTCCCGGAAAGACCGGGATGAGGTGTTGATCCAGACCATCCGGCGGCTTTCGGTATCGTACACGGGGATGATGCCCAGCCGGGGCAGGCTGGTTTCGCGGCGGTCGTACATGTGCACCACGACCAGGTCGTGTTTGCGGGCCAGGGCCTTGAGGTTGTGCTCGTATCCCGCGTCGATGAAGTCCGAAACCAGAAAAACAACGCTTTTGCGTTTGAGGATATTGAGCGTAAAAAGCAGCGCGTCGGCCAGATTCGTCCGGACCGATTCGGGCTGCAGCTTGAAGAGGCTCATGATGAGCTGGTAGCCGTGCTTCATGCTGTTGGAGGGCTTCAGGTACTTTTCTTTTTTGTCCGAAAAGCAGTAGAGCCCCACATGGCTCGCCTCCCGCATGGCCGAAGTTGCCAGAATGCCGCACACTTCCTTGGTGGTGTCGAGCTTCGAACGGTCGGCCGTTCCCACTTCCTGCGAGGCGCTGACGTCCACGACGAAAAAAACGGTCTGGTCTTTTTCTTCCCGAAAAATTTTGACGAACGTCCCGTGTCCTTTCGACGATACGTTCCAGTCGATGGCCCGCACGTCGTCGCCGTACTGGTACGTCCGCAGGTCGCTGAACTCCAGTCCGGTCCCTTTGAATACCGAACTGAAACTGCCGCGCATCTGCGAATTGACCGCTTTACGGATACGGATTTCGTATTTATGGAGTTTTTTCAGGAATTCATCCATCGTACCGGAGAAAATTGGGCGTTCGTTGCGTTATTGCCGGTAAGGGTGCCAAGGCCCATAGTCGGGGCACCCTGTCGGCAATCAACCGCTGGCCTGTGTTTTATCATAGTTTCCGGCTCGCCCAGGAAGCCATATTTACAAAAATAATGAAAACTAACGACGAAGCACGTCGCTATTCCCGCCGGGCGGTTCGCCGCTGGGTATACGGTTTCTGGATTTTTGGCTGGACGCTGCTGGCCTGGGCCTGCCAGCCGAAGGAAGACAAGCCGGACAACCTGATTCCGGAAGACAAAATGGTGGAGGTGCTGACCGATATTCATCTGGCCGAAGCCCGGGTTACAAAGCTGGGAATCATCGCAACCGACTCGCAGAATCTGGTTTACCGGAAATTGGAAAAGCAGATTTACGCCCGTTACCAGCTGGATACCGGCACCTATTACCGAAGCTACCAGTATTATTCCTCCAACCCGGAAAAGTTTGCCTCGCTTTATAAACAGGTGATTGCCAAACTCGAAGAAAAGAAGCAGGAGGATCAGAAGAAAACGAAATAAGCATGATTGCTATTATCGGTGCCGGAATTTCGGGCCTTGCGCTGGCCCTCGAATTGCAGAAGCGCGGGCTGTCGTACCGCCTTTTTGAAGCGGGGGAAGAAGTCGGCGGAGTGATCCGGTCGCGGCGGGAAGGGCCTTATCTGCGCGAAATCGGGCCCAACTCCCTGCTGGTTGACCAGCCCTTACTGACGTACATCGACGAACTGGGCCTTACCCCGGCCCTGCGCTTCAGCAAGCCCATCAGCAAGGCCCGCTACGTTTACCGGGAGGGTGCCTACCGAAAACTGCCGTCCGGGCCGTTGTCGCTCCTGTTTGGCCGGTATTTCAGCTGGAAAACCATCCGGGCCATCTGGAACGAACGCAACAACCGGACGCTCTCGCCGCCGGGCGAAACACTGGCCGCGTTTTTTCGCCGCCGTTTTTCGCAGGAAATCGTGGATTACGCCCTGACGCCGTTCGTAACGGGCGTCTACGCCGGCGACCCCGAGAAACTGCTGGTCGCCGAGACGTTCCCGAGTCTGGTGGAATACGAGAAAAAATACGGTTCGGTGCTGCGGGGCTTCCTGAAGGCTGCCGGGGCAGGGCGCCGGCAGACCGTTAGTTTCCGGGAGGGCATGCAGATGCTGCCCCAGGCCATCGCCAGCCGCCTGACGGCCCTGAACCTAAACGACCCCGTTGAGGCGCTGACTCGAACGGGGAGCAACTGGACCGTTGCGGCCCGGAGCGGCACGTACAATGCCACGGCGGTGGTGCTGGCTACGGATACGCTGACGGCGGCCCGGCTGTTAAAAACGACCTTCCCGGACACTGCCGAGGCCATCGGGAAAATTGACTACCCACCCATGACCGCCGTGCACACAGTGTACAAACGGGCCGAGGTGGCGCATCCGCTCGACGGCTTCGGCGGTCTGAATCCCAAGGCGGAAAACCGCTTCTGCGCCGGCCACATCTGGAACAGCTCCACGTTTGAAGACCGCTGTCCGGCGGATGAGGTACTGCTGACGACGTTCGTCGGCGGGCGCCTGTCGCCGCAGAACGCGGCCATGCCAGATGAAATTACGCTGCGCAACGTCCGGCAGGAGCACCAGCAGGCGTTTGGCATTTCCGGCAAACCCGTACAACAGTGGCTCGCCCGGTGGGAGCGGGCCATTCCCCAGTACGATGCCGCTTATCTGGCCGCTAAAGCGTCTGTGGGTGCCCTTGAGCAGAGCGGAGTCTTTGTCTGCGCCAACTGGTATGGCGGCATTAGTCTGCCGGACGGCATCAGGAAAGCCGGAGAGCTGGCGGGCAGACTTACCGATTAAACGGCAAGGCGGCAAAGGGCAGAAGCGGCGTTCGCTTTCGGTTCTTTGACCGCTTTTCCGAGGGGCCATTTTGCCATTTTTAACGTTTTTTAACCGCGCATTTGCCCCACTTCTGATACCAAACTCCTGAAAAAGTTGTTATTTGGTTGCGAAATTGATAATACGACAACCCAATACGGCCTTGAAAGAGTGTCTGGTGGTCATTCCGACCTATAACGAAATCGAGAATATTGAGGCAATTATCCGGAAAGTCTTCACGCTTTCGGTGCCGTTTGAGGTGCTGATCGTGGACGACGGCTCGCCGGACGGGACGGCCGTGTGCGTTAAGAATCTGCAGCAGCGGGAGTTTGGCGGCCGTCTGCACCTGCTGGAGCGGCGCGGCAAACTGGGCCTGGGAACGGCGTACATTGAAGGATTCCGCTGGGCTCTGGGCCAGGGGTACCAGTATATTTTCGAGATGGACGCCGATTTCTCGCACAATCCCGAAGACCTGGTGCGGCTCTACGAAGCCTGTTCGCGCGAGGGCGCCGATGCCGCCGTAGGTTCCCGCTACATCCGGGGCGTCAACGTCGTCAACTGGCCGATGGGGCGCGTGCTGATGTCGTATTTTGCTGGCCACTACGTACGCTTCATCACCGGCATGCCGATCATGGACCCAACCGCCGGATTTATCTGCTACAAACGGGAAGTGCTGGAAACCATCCTGAGCAACCAGATTCGGTTTGTGGGGTATGCCTTCCAGATCGAGATGAAGTTTCTGACCTGGAAATACGGCTTCCGCCTGACGGAAGTGCCCATCATCTTCACCGACCGGACCAAAGGCGTTTCCAAGATGTCTACCAAAATATTTAAGGAAGCGGTTTTTGGCGTTATTCAGATGAAAGTGGAAAGCTTCTTCAAGCATTACATACCGCCTAAAAAGCAGCCGAAGCCGGTGGTGGATGAACCGGCAGTCGTTTAATCAGGAGAGCCGCATCAAACCCCGATGCGGCTTTTTTGTGCAGCCTTATAAGTCGATAGAAAGAATAGACCATTCACTCGGTAAGCAAAAAAAATAACAAACAATGCGGCATGATGTCCGGTTGAGAAAGTCGTTACATCAAACAAAACTCAACTGGTATGAAAACCGTAAACGAACTGCTGGAACACGAATTGCAGGACCTCTACTCTGCCGAAACCCAGGCGCTGGAAGCGTATCCGACCCTGATCGAAAGCGCTCAGGATCAACAGCTTAAAAAGGCTTTTGAAATGCACATGAAGCAGACCCAGAAGCAGGTCGAACGTCTGGAGAAAGCCTGTGAACTGATGGGCTGCGATCCGGAAGGCGAAACCTGCGTGGGTATTCAGGGCCTGATCGAAGAAACCGAAAATGTGCTGGACGAGGTGGAAGGTGAAATCGCCGATGCGGCGCTGATCGGCTGCGCTCAGAAAATGGAGCACTACGAAATCGCGGCCTACGGCACGGCCCGCACGCTGGCCCAGCAGGCCGGTATGCGCGAAATCGCCGATCTGCTGGAGCAGACACTCAACGAAGAAAAAGAAACCGACGCGAAGCTGACCAAAATTGCCGAAGGTCGGGTGAACAAGAAAGCCGCCGACTCGAAGTAAGTCGTTTGCCGTACCCACAGAAGCGGTGCCCGGGCTTTGCGGCCGGGCACCGCTTTTTCGTGTTTATGGACACCGGCCGATTGGCGAAAATGCGGGCAAATGGGTATACTTGCAGAACATAGTCGGAAAAATCAACTCTCTTCCCGAACAAATGCAATCAACCCTAACCTCTCCGCCAAAGCATTCTTACCGACCACTTTTCAGTCTGCCGGTCATTGTGGCGGCCCTTGGCTACTTCGTCGATATTTATGATCTGCTGCTTTTCGGTATCGTCCGCGTACCGAGCCTGAAAGAACTGGGGCTGACCGACGAGCAGATTTCCCGCGTGGGGGTCAATATCCTGAACTGGCAGATGGGCGGTCTGCTGCTGGGGGGGATTCTGTGGGGCGTGCTGGGCGACAAGCGGGGGCGGCTTTCGGTCCTCTTCGGTTCCATCATCACCTATTCCCTGGCGAACATCGCCTGCGGCTTCGTCGATCAGGTAACATTCATGAACCCGACGGACTATTACGCGCTCATCCGTTTCATCGCGGGCATCGGTCTGGCCGGTGAACTGGGCGCGGGCATTACGCTGGTTTCCGAAACGCTGCCGAAGGAGCTTCGGGCCCTCGGTACGTCGCTGGTGGCCGGGGTGGGTCTGTTTGGGGCCGTTGTTGCCTATTTTACGGTGGAGGTTTTCAGCTGGCAGACGGCTTTCTTCATCGGCGGGAGCATGGGCATCGGCCTGCTGCTGCTGCGGATTGGCGTTTTTGAGTCCGGAATGTACAAGGAAGTGGCCGAACAGAGCCACGTCTCCAAAGGCAACTTTTTTGCGTTCTTCACCAACTGGGAGCGCTTTGTTCGCTATATGAAGTGTATAGGCATCGGTCTGCCCACCTGGTTTGTCATCGGCATTCTGGCGACCCTCAGCAACGAGTTTGGCAAGGCGCTGGGCATTGACGAACCCATCAAGCCCGGTCTGGCAATCATGTGGTGCTACGTGGGACTGGCCACGGGCGATCTGGCGAGCGGCGTCATCAGTCAGGCACTGCGTTCCCGGAAAAAGGCGGTGGCGTTGCTGATGTCGTTCACCCTCATTGGCAGTCTTGTTTATCTTTACGCCGGGATCGACAGCGCCAAAATGCTATATGGCCTAAGTTTGGCGATGGGCTTCGGCATCGGTTACTGGGCCATGTTTGTGACCATCGGTGCCGAGCAGTTTGGCACGAACCTGCGGGCTACGGCCGCCACCACCGTACCGAACATGGTGCGCGGTCTGGTCATTCCCATGACGCTGACGTATCAGACGCTCAAGCCGTCTCTGGATGTCATCAACGCCGGAGCCGTCGTAGGCGCGCTCGCCTTTGCCATCGGCTTCTACTCCATCCTGACCATCCCGGAAACGCACGGCAAGGACCTGAATTATCTTGAATAAAGGAGGAAGGGGGAGGAAAGGGAAAAAAGGAACTGGTTCTCCTCGTCCTTCCCCCCCCTCTTCCCTCTCCTCCTTTCCTCCGCTTCTTCCTCTTCCCATGCAAACCCTGACTCCTTCTTCCCGTCCTGCCTACGCGGTGCTGTTTTCGCTGCCGGTGCTGGTGGCGGCCCTTGGTTACTTCGTCGATGTGTACGACCTGCTCCTGTTCAGCATTGTCCGGGTGCCCAGCCTCAAAGACATGGGGCTGTCGGAGGCCGACGTTTCCCGGCAGGGAGCGAGTATTCTGAACTGGCAGCAGGCGGGGTTGCTGCTGGGGGGAATTCTGTGGGGCGTGCTGGGCGACAAGCGGGGGCGGCTTTCGGTTCTCTTCGGTTCCATCATCACCTACTCTCTGGCCAATATCGCCTGCGGCTTCGTGCAGGACGTGCCGACCTACGCGGGCCTGCGTTTTGTGGCGGGTCTGGGGCTGGCGGGTGAGCTCGGAGCGGGCATTACGCTGGTCTCCGAAATTTTGCCAAAAGAATTGCGCAGTTTAGGTACTT from Tellurirhabdus rosea harbors:
- a CDS encoding DUF58 domain-containing protein; the encoded protein is MDEFLKKLHKYEIRIRKAVNSQMRGSFSSVFKGTGLEFSDLRTYQYGDDVRAIDWNVSSKGHGTFVKIFREEKDQTVFFVVDVSASQEVGTADRSKLDTTKEVCGILATSAMREASHVGLYCFSDKKEKYLKPSNSMKHGYQLIMSLFKLQPESVRTNLADALLFTLNILKRKSVVFLVSDFIDAGYEHNLKALARKHDLVVVHMYDRRETSLPRLGIIPVYDTESRRMVWINTSSRSFREQQRQTFRESQQQLERLCRQYNANYVALDAQEDYVPKLIDLFRVRKAK
- a CDS encoding DUF4296 domain-containing protein; translated protein: MKTNDEARRYSRRAVRRWVYGFWIFGWTLLAWACQPKEDKPDNLIPEDKMVEVLTDIHLAEARVTKLGIIATDSQNLVYRKLEKQIYARYQLDTGTYYRSYQYYSSNPEKFASLYKQVIAKLEEKKQEDQKKTK
- the hemG gene encoding protoporphyrinogen oxidase: MIAIIGAGISGLALALELQKRGLSYRLFEAGEEVGGVIRSRREGPYLREIGPNSLLVDQPLLTYIDELGLTPALRFSKPISKARYVYREGAYRKLPSGPLSLLFGRYFSWKTIRAIWNERNNRTLSPPGETLAAFFRRRFSQEIVDYALTPFVTGVYAGDPEKLLVAETFPSLVEYEKKYGSVLRGFLKAAGAGRRQTVSFREGMQMLPQAIASRLTALNLNDPVEALTRTGSNWTVAARSGTYNATAVVLATDTLTAARLLKTTFPDTAEAIGKIDYPPMTAVHTVYKRAEVAHPLDGFGGLNPKAENRFCAGHIWNSSTFEDRCPADEVLLTTFVGGRLSPQNAAMPDEITLRNVRQEHQQAFGISGKPVQQWLARWERAIPQYDAAYLAAKASVGALEQSGVFVCANWYGGISLPDGIRKAGELAGRLTD
- a CDS encoding polyprenol monophosphomannose synthase, producing the protein MKECLVVIPTYNEIENIEAIIRKVFTLSVPFEVLIVDDGSPDGTAVCVKNLQQREFGGRLHLLERRGKLGLGTAYIEGFRWALGQGYQYIFEMDADFSHNPEDLVRLYEACSREGADAAVGSRYIRGVNVVNWPMGRVLMSYFAGHYVRFITGMPIMDPTAGFICYKREVLETILSNQIRFVGYAFQIEMKFLTWKYGFRLTEVPIIFTDRTKGVSKMSTKIFKEAVFGVIQMKVESFFKHYIPPKKQPKPVVDEPAVV
- a CDS encoding YciE/YciF ferroxidase family protein translates to MKTVNELLEHELQDLYSAETQALEAYPTLIESAQDQQLKKAFEMHMKQTQKQVERLEKACELMGCDPEGETCVGIQGLIEETENVLDEVEGEIADAALIGCAQKMEHYEIAAYGTARTLAQQAGMREIADLLEQTLNEEKETDAKLTKIAEGRVNKKAADSK
- a CDS encoding MFS transporter codes for the protein MQSTLTSPPKHSYRPLFSLPVIVAALGYFVDIYDLLLFGIVRVPSLKELGLTDEQISRVGVNILNWQMGGLLLGGILWGVLGDKRGRLSVLFGSIITYSLANIACGFVDQVTFMNPTDYYALIRFIAGIGLAGELGAGITLVSETLPKELRALGTSLVAGVGLFGAVVAYFTVEVFSWQTAFFIGGSMGIGLLLLRIGVFESGMYKEVAEQSHVSKGNFFAFFTNWERFVRYMKCIGIGLPTWFVIGILATLSNEFGKALGIDEPIKPGLAIMWCYVGLATGDLASGVISQALRSRKKAVALLMSFTLIGSLVYLYAGIDSAKMLYGLSLAMGFGIGYWAMFVTIGAEQFGTNLRATAATTVPNMVRGLVIPMTLTYQTLKPSLDVINAGAVVGALAFAIGFYSILTIPETHGKDLNYLE